One window of Microbacterium sp. 1S1 genomic DNA carries:
- the pnuC gene encoding nicotinamide riboside transporter PnuC: MGLLQWLVDTFSSSWVLPGGQTLLVREVVGNAFGLASALGGMRRKVWAWPVGIVGNVLLLTVFLGSALSPDPSLPHLLGQAGRQVMFIAVAIYGWIRWRNADGGRVVPRWAPARARIGLVLALAIGTVALTPVFRALGSWEPVWADAWTFVGSLLATYGMAKGWTEFWLIWIAVDVVGVPLLFSAGYYATGLMYVFYGLFTAVGFVIWWRAQRQAAPPIVILPPDPSPRRPDGEV; encoded by the coding sequence ATGGGTCTCCTGCAGTGGCTGGTCGACACGTTCTCCTCCTCCTGGGTGCTGCCGGGCGGGCAGACCCTTCTGGTGCGTGAGGTCGTCGGGAACGCGTTCGGACTCGCGAGCGCCCTCGGCGGCATGCGGCGGAAGGTCTGGGCCTGGCCGGTCGGCATCGTCGGCAACGTCCTGCTGCTGACGGTGTTCCTCGGTTCCGCGCTCAGCCCCGATCCCTCTCTCCCGCATCTGCTCGGGCAGGCCGGGCGACAGGTCATGTTCATCGCCGTCGCGATCTACGGATGGATCCGCTGGCGGAACGCCGACGGCGGCCGCGTCGTGCCACGGTGGGCGCCGGCCCGCGCCCGGATCGGGTTGGTGCTCGCGCTCGCCATCGGAACCGTCGCCCTGACGCCGGTGTTCCGCGCCCTCGGTTCGTGGGAACCGGTCTGGGCCGATGCCTGGACCTTCGTCGGGTCGCTGCTCGCGACGTACGGCATGGCCAAGGGATGGACCGAGTTCTGGCTCATCTGGATCGCCGTCGACGTCGTCGGGGTGCCCCTGCTCTTCAGCGCGGGCTACTACGCGACGGGGCTCATGTACGTCTTCTACGGCCTCTTCACCGCGGTCGGCTTCGTGATCTGGTGGCGGGCGCAGCGCCAGGCCGCTCCCCCGATCGTGATCCTCCCGCCCGACCCGAGTCCTCGCCGTCCGGACGGCGAGGTCTGA
- a CDS encoding LLM class flavin-dependent oxidoreductase: MTRQIRFNAFDMNCVAHQSSGLWRHPDDRSRQYNTLSYWTELAKLLESATFDGIFIADVLGTYDVYGGTNEAAIRNGAQVPVNDPILLVSAMAAVTEHLGFGVTAGTAFEHPYPFARRLSTLDHLTQGRVGWNVVTGYLPSAARNMGQEDQLAHDDRYDHADEYVEVLYKLWEGSWEDDAVVEDRERGIFTDPSKVHPIRHEGKHFSVPGIHISEPSPQRTPVIYQAGASPRGVRFAAENAEAIFVAAPSKEVLAGTVKRIRDALEAAGRGRYDARIYTLLTVITAATSAEATAKHAEYLSYASPEGALTFMSGWMGVDLSQYAEDEPVGNVESNAIQSVLQHLKEEADLGREWTVGDFGRHNAIGGLGPTIVGSGVEIADELQSWVEETDIDGFNLAYAVTPGTWQDVIEHVIPVLRERGAYPEEYVPGTLRHKLHGRGDRVQPTHRAAQYRL; this comes from the coding sequence ATGACCCGGCAGATCCGCTTCAACGCCTTCGACATGAACTGCGTCGCCCACCAGTCGTCCGGCCTGTGGCGGCATCCCGACGACCGGTCGCGGCAGTACAACACCCTCTCCTACTGGACCGAGCTGGCGAAGCTCCTGGAGAGCGCGACCTTCGACGGGATCTTCATCGCCGACGTCCTCGGCACCTACGACGTCTACGGCGGCACGAACGAGGCCGCGATCCGCAACGGTGCCCAAGTGCCGGTGAACGACCCGATCCTCCTGGTCAGCGCGATGGCCGCGGTGACGGAGCATCTGGGGTTCGGCGTCACCGCCGGCACCGCGTTCGAGCATCCCTATCCGTTCGCGCGCCGGCTGAGCACACTCGACCATCTGACTCAGGGGCGCGTCGGGTGGAATGTCGTGACGGGCTATCTGCCGAGCGCCGCCCGGAACATGGGTCAGGAGGACCAGCTCGCCCACGACGACCGCTACGACCATGCGGACGAGTACGTCGAGGTGCTCTACAAGCTCTGGGAGGGCTCGTGGGAGGACGACGCCGTCGTGGAGGACCGCGAGCGCGGCATCTTCACCGACCCGTCGAAGGTGCACCCGATCCGCCACGAGGGCAAGCACTTCTCGGTGCCCGGCATCCACATCTCCGAGCCGTCGCCGCAGCGCACCCCGGTGATCTATCAGGCCGGTGCAAGCCCCCGCGGCGTCAGGTTCGCGGCGGAGAACGCCGAGGCCATCTTCGTCGCCGCCCCCTCCAAGGAGGTGCTCGCCGGAACCGTGAAGCGGATCCGGGACGCCCTCGAGGCCGCGGGGCGCGGCCGGTACGACGCGCGCATCTACACACTGCTCACCGTCATCACTGCCGCGACGAGCGCAGAGGCGACTGCGAAGCACGCCGAGTACCTCTCGTACGCGAGTCCCGAGGGGGCGCTGACGTTCATGTCCGGGTGGATGGGCGTCGACCTCTCGCAGTACGCCGAGGACGAGCCGGTCGGGAACGTCGAGTCGAACGCGATCCAGTCGGTGCTGCAGCACCTGAAGGAGGAGGCCGACCTCGGTCGTGAGTGGACGGTCGGGGACTTCGGCCGCCACAACGCCATCGGCGGGCTCGGGCCGACGATCGTCGGCTCCGGGGTCGAGATCGCCGACGAACTGCAGTCGTGGGTCGAGGAGACCGACATCGACGGCTTCAACCTCGCGTACGCCGTCACCCCCGGCACCTGGCAGGACGTCATCGAGCACGTCATCCCGGTGCTGCGGGAGCGCGGCGCCTATCCCGAGGAGTACGTCCCCGGCACACTGCGCCACAAGCTGCACGGTCGCGGCGACCGGGTCCAGCCCACGCACCGCGCCGCGCAGTACCGCCTCTGA
- a CDS encoding DUF4406 domain-containing protein, whose product MTKPLLILIAGPYRSGTGGDPALIARNLASLEEAAGPIFRLGHVPMIGEWAALPILRTLDEADAGGGDVMYETAHRLLQHCDAVLRLPGESAGADQDVAIAHERGLPVYRSLDEIPAAATP is encoded by the coding sequence ATGACGAAACCACTCCTCATCCTCATCGCCGGTCCGTACCGCTCGGGAACAGGCGGCGATCCCGCCCTCATCGCCCGCAATCTCGCGTCCCTCGAAGAGGCCGCAGGCCCGATCTTCCGCCTCGGGCACGTGCCGATGATCGGGGAGTGGGCCGCCCTGCCCATCCTCCGCACCCTCGACGAGGCCGACGCGGGAGGCGGCGACGTAATGTACGAGACTGCCCATCGCCTCCTCCAGCACTGCGACGCGGTGCTGCGCCTGCCGGGGGAATCGGCGGGCGCGGACCAGGACGTCGCCATCGCCCACGAGCGCGGACTGCCCGTCTACCGCTCGCTGGACGAGATCCCGGCCGCCGCGACTCCGTAG
- a CDS encoding DeoR/GlpR family DNA-binding transcription regulator, producing MLAAQRKDHLLALLDREGRVVAKDVAADLGVSEDAIRRDLRELAEEGRLLRVYGGAIPVPAADRPVVERATVATESKERVARAAVAHIRPGSTIVLDGGTTTLALAALLPAEAGLTVITPSPAVALSVAAHSDARVILIGGELTRHSMVAGGALAMEAVQHLAADVFFLGVTGADPGAGFTTGELDDAVTKRALATRCAETIVLASEEKIGAVSRYPVLPLDAVDAVITDPLDENPLIAELHTQVGGPNAA from the coding sequence ATGCTCGCCGCCCAGCGCAAGGATCACCTGCTCGCCCTCCTCGACCGCGAGGGGCGCGTCGTGGCGAAAGATGTGGCTGCGGATCTCGGCGTCTCGGAGGACGCGATCCGCCGCGATCTCCGCGAGCTCGCCGAAGAGGGCCGGCTGCTCCGCGTCTACGGCGGCGCCATCCCCGTGCCCGCTGCGGATCGGCCGGTGGTCGAGCGCGCCACCGTGGCCACCGAGAGCAAGGAGCGCGTCGCCCGCGCGGCCGTCGCGCACATCCGGCCCGGGTCCACCATCGTGCTGGACGGCGGCACCACCACGCTGGCCCTGGCCGCCCTCCTCCCCGCCGAAGCCGGTCTCACGGTCATCACACCGAGTCCGGCGGTGGCTCTGTCGGTGGCTGCGCACTCCGATGCGCGCGTGATCCTCATCGGCGGCGAGCTGACTCGGCACTCGATGGTGGCCGGCGGTGCCCTGGCGATGGAGGCCGTGCAACATCTGGCCGCGGACGTCTTCTTCCTGGGCGTGACCGGCGCCGACCCCGGCGCCGGCTTCACCACCGGCGAGCTGGACGATGCCGTCACGAAGCGGGCTCTCGCGACGCGGTGCGCGGAGACCATCGTGCTGGCGAGCGAGGAGAAGATCGGCGCGGTCTCGCGGTACCCGGTCCTGCCGCTCGATGCGGTGGACGCGGTCATCACCGACCCCCTCGACGAGAACCCGCTGATCGCCGAGCTTCACACGCAGGTCGGGGGCCCGAACGCCGCGTGA